aggtgacacCCAGGCTGCTGGTCCCTGAGCCACACTTGGAACGGCAGGGTCTCGGACATCTCCTAGAACTGCTGCCTCCCTCTGGAAGCCTTATTCAGACTTAGGAATAAAGCCATACTCCACTCCACAGCCAACTTCTTCTTTAGTCTTTATATAATTTGTAGACTTCTAGGACCATCTCTCAGACACCTATCATCCAAGGCCCTGCTTTCTCCAAGTTATGGAACATGGAATGCAAACTGTTTTTCCTCGGTCTCAGAAGTAgcagcagcaaagaaaaaaaatgtgacttaGAATCTAAAGCCCCCATAAGAATAGATTCAGTAGACGAGCTGATCCACCGAGTCTTGTAGACAGTACAAGTCATTGTCCAACGTTAAAATAATGTGCTAGCTCTCTTCTGAAATTTTACCATCCTTACTGAGTCCTTTACACTGCAAGACGCAACATATTATTAGAGATGCAACACTGATTGGTGCAAATTTGGAGGAAACTCTGTCTGTATGccaaatgcttaaaataaaaatttaggttCATAATGCACCTTTGAAAGGATAAGTACATCAGGCTCTCAAGTACTACCACTTTTATTATTCCAAAGTGTCCATTTATGATTGCATTTCctgatatatactttttttttttgccaaagtcCTCTGCTTTCCTATTTAGTCATCCATCTATATGTTGTCCTGAAAGCTACACATTTTACCATCAGCTATTTGTGCTtctatatgatttatttttactataagaGGTTTTgtcaaaaaaaagtttatcatGTTCTacgatatgtcattgtggtttggCATCATAAAATGTAGCCTCTACATTTATCAACCTCAGATACCTGTTGACCACAAAGATAGGCTCTACTAAGAAAACTCTATTTTGAAAGGAGGAAAAGGTGAGCcttcacttaaaaagaaaattcaactgTATGAGATGTTAATATACCACAACTCGACAATAAAGATCAAGATTATATCTTAATTTCTATCATAAACATATGTCTCCATTTCCcatctttttattaaattacttGACACATGACAGTTACCACCATGGATTTCTTTcaactagaaagaaaattttttaaatttttttcacaaaaatatgtaATAGTCAACTGTTGTTATATTAGTTTTACTTTGGTCTTAAAATGATCCTTTTGGCGTCTGGAAGTCCCTACCTCTTTGGTTATGgtggttaaaaataaaaccacctacTTAAccaaacatttaacaaaaatattctttacaCACTTCACTGAACTCTTCCAGAATTACTAAAGATCTGATAATACCAGATCtcgaaaaacaaacaattcacaaaaaacatttaaatgttagAGATTAAATGGGgatgttttacttttaaacacTGAACAGTGGCATCAATATTTTGTCAACTTTGGTCAAGTAGGATCAGATGTTCATGTCAGTCATCTACTTTTCttggccttttctctttttggcccCTTACCATTAGCACACTTTGTAAACTGTAGTAAAATATGTAATGTGCTTCTTGAAATCGAATCCACCTGTAGTGACTTCTAAGCTTTTTGCTCCTGTTAGGtcctataaaataataacattagtAATTCTCCCTAGAGACTGTGAAAGGAAGCACTGAATTGCATCCTTTTTCAAAGACAGTTCTTCAGATTAAAAGACAAGAATTATTCCCCTTTCACTTTTTCACAAATTAATCACTTCAGATATAAAGTGTAGATGTCAATTACACTTCTTCAGTCTTAGGATCTGTACCCCTCCCCCAaagaaccacacacacaaaaaaaactttaCGGTGACATGATAGAGGCTCTATCTAGCACAACAGTACCAGGAAAAAAACAGTTCACAGATGTTCCTCAAAAATACAGGCATCAATCACTTCAGCTAAAGTCAGAGCACGAGAATCCACAGCTACGAATCAATTCTTCTACACTTTATATAGATACTCTAGATGCAAGTTTTGCCAGCAGAGGGGACCACCAAATCACGTGGATTCTAGGTGGTGAAAAGTAGAAGATACTAAAATTCCAGTAAACCTCAAAATCACACACAAGTTATAGAACACAAGGTACGCAGCCAATGCAAATTCTGTCACTGACAAAATAAACACCCAGAGGTGAGTCTTCTTCAAGACACTAGATCATGCCCACTAGGAATATGGCACACATTGGAGGCTGGAGTTGCCGGACTTTTGGAAAGTCAACTTACAGCTTACCTCTTTACAAACATCCAGGTGTTCCAGGGGAAAGGGGCTACACTGGTTTTCCTCTTTGGGTAGATCTTACCAAGTGAGTCAGAAAAGGCATGCCCTTGGTCCTCTGGGAGAGTCTGCTCTTCCAACTggatggttctcaaattttagtacAAAGAAGAAACCCCCAGGGGAGCTTATTTCTGATGCGGATTGCCAGGACCCAGCTTGGCATCTAGTTTACGAGTTGTCCCTGAAATGTCCCATTTCAACAGGCTACTCAGGCCAGGTACCATGATGAGGGGGATCCTCGGACCCCCAGTTTGAGAAACCCTGAAGGGATGCCATTTACCCCAAGATCCTACTGAACAGCAAAGACTGGATCTTTGAACCTCAATGGCTGGCAAGCAAGGGAAACAATTTTGCCGGGAAGCAATGATCACAGTTGGGTTGGCAGGGAGACCTCTGtacagggaaagagggagggaagccaCAACCCTGATTTTATTTCATTGGCTCATCGGCCTCCCTTGGCCCAGTAGCCCACCCAGACTCCAACCGCCGCATCTCAGACCCGAGAGGTCCAGCCCAGACTCACATTCAACCAGACATGTACCTACCCAGCCTCCGTTATCCTGGATCCAGGTGTGCAGGTGTCGGTTCAGGTACTCAGTCATCCACAGGGCGATGTTGTCCACCAGGGGGGACATCTCCCGGTTGACGCTCTCCACACACATGACCCCACCGAACTCAAAGAAGGCCACAATCCTCCCCCAGTTCACCCCATCCCTGAAGAGCTCCTCCACCACCGTGGCAAAGCGTCCCCTCGCGGTGAAGGGCGTCAGGTGCAGCTGGCTGGACATCTCGGCGAAGTCGCGGCGGTAGCGACGAGAGAAATCATCACCGGCCTGGCGCAGGGTCAGGTGGACCACAGGTGGCACGGGGCTGAGCGCAGGCCCcccggcgggggcggcgggggcggtcTGGGGCGGCGGCGGGGAGGTCCTGGATGGCGCTGGGGTGCGCCCAGGCTGGGAGGAGAAGATGCCTGGCGCGGGGGCGGCCCCCGGGGACGCGGTGCCTGCGTCTCCGGCATCCCACTCGTAGCCCCTCTGCGACAGCTTATAGTGGATGTACTTCATCACTATCTCCCGGTTATCATACCCTGTTCTCCCAGCGTGCGCCATCCTTCCTCCACGGAAAAGCAGCCGGGTACCAACAGCACCTCTCGCCCCCGCTTCCCGCCCCACGGCCCCGCACGGGAGAAGAATAGTTATAATCCAGCTATTTTATTGGATGTGCTTTGCATTCTTGGATGAGGGGGTGTCTTCAGTCACGCGGAACACTTGATTCTGGTGTTTCCCTCTTGGCATGAGATgcaggaaatttttatttaaattcctttCGGATCTTTATTTCATGAGGCacattattagttattgttaataGCAGTCTACTTCTTCCGTGATgctgaaaggttaaaaaaactaATCAGTCAAAATCAGGTGCATTTCCCTTTATACACTGGGTGAAAGCAGGGCACACACACTACAAGTTACACAgctaaaaagaatataataaactGCCTGGAAATTAAACTTACTCGAATGCACTTAAAGTTAAAATCTCAACTGTTTCCACTGAAAGTTACATGAAACCCATTTCCTGTGCAAAGAACTTACTTGTATTTTTTCAGGACAGCATGATCCTCTGtcaagtttccttttctgtgaaaacaAATGCATAAGGCAAAGATTCCATCAATCTTCAGAACTCTCCAGTTATAGAGGCTGTGAAACTTGCAAATGAATCAGGAGTTGGGGGCGGAGGGTGTAAAAATTAGGAGAATTTCCAGTTTGATTCCCAGACTTCTCCTCACAGAAATGTCAATCCGTAGGAATCCCAACCGGAGATCTCAAGAGCACGAGCAAAGAaaggcagcggcggcggcagaTGAATTACAATTTTCAGTCCAGTATTTGCAGAAGTCCTGTGATTTTCCCCCTCTCGGCAATttacacgcgcacacacacgcgcggGCACAGACATGGATCTCTGTCCGCGGGACCGCTTCACGCCTCCACGGGAGAGAGACAGGGACCGGGGGCCGGTGGACGAGCCGGGGACGGGGGCAGGAATCCTCTTCTGATTAAACTCCGAACAGCGAACGCATTTTCCGAAAAGCTGCTTGATAAATGAAGGCTGGACGCGCCCGGCCCGCCGGTGCCGAGCGCGAGAAGCCCGCGCTGTGTGTGGTGCGGCGAGGGCTGGGGAGAAGGACGTGGTGGGggagggttttattttttccctcttttcctaaaAAGGATGACTGCTACGAAGTTCTCCCCCCTGGACCCCCTCTTCCGCTGCACCCCACCGGCGCACCCCGCCTCCGGGCTGCgcaccctttctcctcctcctgctcctgcgCGGCGGCGCTGGCGGCGCCCGCCTCCCCCGCGCTCCCGCCGCGCACCCGCTCCGGGCGATGACGGCCGCGCCGGCGGGGAGGGCCTGGCGCCCGGCACCTTCGCtggcggctgcggcggcggcggcggcggcggcggcggtggcggctcGGCGGGGAAACCGAGAGCGGCGGGCGGGAGCgcggcgggcgcgggcgcgggcgcgggcgggggcgggggcgggcgcgAGGAGGAAGGGGGCGGGCGCGGCGCGGGGGGGCCTGGCCTCTTCATTCTCCTCTCGAACCGACTGGTTTCCTGTACGTACGTCACACGGTTcattcaaaaaaagaagaaagaaagagcccTCCTCGGAgccgccccgccgccccctccgccccctccGCCCCGCTCCCCTTGCCGGGTTAAAGGAGCCGCGGCCGGCCCGGGAGTGGCGCGCCCCGCCGGGGACTCATGGCGCGCAGGCCCGCGGCCGGGGAGGGAGCGCCCGGGACGGCCCCCGCCCGCTGCGCCCGCCCGCTGGGCCCGGCCGGTGGGTGGCGCAGGCCTCCCGCGCGGCCGCGGCGCGGTGGGTGTGCCAGGGGCCTCGTCGGGCCTGCGGCGGGCCCGGCGCGCGCTCGGAGTCTCCGGGGCCCGCGAGGGGCCGGGGGCGCCCGGGGAGCCGCACGCGGCCGGTCGAGCGGCTGCCggggccaggagctggggggacgCCGACAAAACAAGCGCTGGAAGAGCGCCGGGAATCGCTTCGACCCTTCCTAGCCGTGCGCgcgcggggtgtgtgtgtgtgtgtgtgtgtgtccgcgTCCACACATCGTGTTACCAGGGATTTCGACCCTTTCTAGCCGTGCGCGCGCgcggtgtgtgcgtgtgtgtgtgtgtgtgtgtgtccacacatCGTGTTACCAGGGACCTCAGCGCTGCCCTCCCATCAAGAGAGGCGACGCTGCACGTTCATCCGCGAGGGAAGCCCCAAGCATCGTGTTTACTTTCAAGCTGCTTCCTAGGTGTCCACGCACAACATACACTCTGGAGACACCATCCGTGACCGAGGCCACACAGAGCTCTCAGCGGCGCGGCCGAGGGATTAGTGAGGGCTACCAAGGGCTTTCGAGTGGTTAAGTAAATGTTTTTCCTCTGCTCCTAACAATTTCGGCACTGGGTTAGGGCTGAACGCCACGGGGGGCTACAGGGCAACTTTCAGGCCCGCAGCCCCCCAGCCAGGGTGGGTGGGTTTCTAAAGGCCTCCGCGGTCGTCTAGCAGCCAATCTTAGATGTCCGCACCTTCTCGAGTTATCTATACATACACAAAcctatatattacacacacatatgtacacatttttttaaaaaaattcaccagGATGAATAGCTCCCAGGAGAAAAGCACATAGGGCAAACAAgttgcatgtgtttatttttatctctaagaGTCTTTGACAGAAAAAGTGCCAGGAAAAAAATAGCACGGCGGCTTACCTAATAGGACTCAAGTACAAACATATAGGGACACTGGCCTGTTGAGGTCATAGAAACATGACAAGTGAGTACTGCCATGTGTACAAATATGTTCTCACTATATTTTGTCTCATTCCTAGTCTAAAATCAAAGCATTCATTCTGTGGCAAAATAAGCACGgcagattattttcatttcttcattttatcaaATACAATCGGCCAACATGCCAACCTCTTGCATATAGGAATGGGTGCCTAGTACAAAGGTCTTACCCAGGCAAGAGGGAATGAAGGAAGGTGGTCCTTCTTGCCTTCcaactgctgtaacaaagtccCCTTTTATCCATGGCAGTGGCAGGGAGGTGTGCTGGCCTGGAGAGAGACACTGGGTAAAGACTGACCTGGATATATGTTTTCACAGAATAGCAGAAGCCCGTGTTAATGCCACACATCATGGTTTAGGGATCTTCTCAGAACCTTGTCCTAACCCCCCAAAATTACTTGAGGAATTCAAAGCCCTAGTGCTTGAGACCCAGCACATCAGTGAGGAAATGAGAGGCCAGAGCTGGAAAAAAGACTGTACTTCTGCAAAGACGGAGACCAGAAGGAAACATATCCCATTCCCAGAAAAAGGAAAgctgcctttttttctcctttactccaCAGAGCCTCACTTTACAGATTCCTCCACACTTAAGTGGCATCTTGACCATAACCAAACATTCTCCAGACAGGTCTGCATTATTCCTTGACTAAGGCTATCTATTCCCTAGGAATGTTCTGGATACTCTTTCAATCAAAAGAGTGAAACCGTTCCTCCATTCATATTGCATGCTTATTAGATTCCACCCAAAGTGTAAGGACAAGTATTCTTTGGAGGTGTGTGACTTAACTATTTGTCTGTGAGTATTGGTGAGCTAGTGGAGG
Above is a genomic segment from Balaenoptera musculus isolate JJ_BM4_2016_0621 chromosome 14, mBalMus1.pri.v3, whole genome shotgun sequence containing:
- the BCL2 gene encoding apoptosis regulator Bcl-2 isoform X2 codes for the protein MAHAGRTGYDNREIVMKYIHYKLSQRGYEWDAGDAGTASPGAAPAPGIFSSQPGRTPAPSRTSPPPPQTAPAAPAGGPALSPVPPVVHLTLRQAGDDFSRRYRRDFAEMSSQLHLTPFTARGRFATVVEELFRDGVNWGRIVAFFEFGGVMCVESVNREMSPLVDNIALWMTEYLNRHLHTWIQDNGGWTKDKPSCPSVRMMTE
- the BCL2 gene encoding apoptosis regulator Bcl-2 isoform X4 codes for the protein MAHAGRTGYDNREIVMKYIHYKLSQRGYEWDAGDAGTASPGAAPAPGIFSSQPGRTPAPSRTSPPPPQTAPAAPAGGPALSPVPPVVHLTLRQAGDDFSRRYRRDFAEMSSQLHLTPFTARGRFATVVEELFRDGVNWGRIVAFFEFGGVMCVESVNREMSPLVDNIALWMTEYLNRHLHTWIQDNGGWIT
- the BCL2 gene encoding apoptosis regulator Bcl-2 isoform X1 — protein: MAHAGRTGYDNREIVMKYIHYKLSQRGYEWDAGDAGTASPGAAPAPGIFSSQPGRTPAPSRTSPPPPQTAPAAPAGGPALSPVPPVVHLTLRQAGDDFSRRYRRDFAEMSSQLHLTPFTARGRFATVVEELFRDGVNWGRIVAFFEFGGVMCVESVNREMSPLVDNIALWMTEYLNRHLHTWIQDNGGWDAFVELYGPSMRPLFDFSWLSLKALLSLALVGACVTLGAYLGHK
- the BCL2 gene encoding apoptosis regulator Bcl-2 isoform X3 translates to MAHAGRTGYDNREIVMKYIHYKLSQRGYEWDAGDAGTASPGAAPAPGIFSSQPGRTPAPSRTSPPPPQTAPAAPAGGPALSPVPPVVHLTLRQAGDDFSRRYRRDFAEMSSQLHLTPFTARGRFATVVEELFRDGVNWGRIVAFFEFGGVMCVESVNREMSPLVDNIALWMTEYLNRHLHTWIQDNGGWAAGQDVCS